One Nitrospirota bacterium DNA segment encodes these proteins:
- a CDS encoding type II toxin-antitoxin system HicB family antitoxin: MKTKELSYRIVLRPEPEGGYTVIVPSLPGCITYGETVEEAKEMAKDAIEAYLKSVEKQGEEILDDSNTFEGVLTLKYA; the protein is encoded by the coding sequence ATGAAGACTAAAGAATTGTCATACCGGATTGTGTTAAGGCCTGAACCGGAGGGAGGATATACGGTTATTGTGCCATCTTTGCCGGGATGTATTACCTACGGAGAAACAGTTGAAGAGGCAAAAGAAATGGCTAAGGATGCAATTGAGGCGTACCTGAAAAGCGTTGAAAAACAGGGAGAAGAAATCCTCGACGACTCGAATACTTTTGAAGGCGTATTGACCCTAAAATATGCCTAA
- a CDS encoding class I SAM-dependent methyltransferase: MLSEPTNTVSIKIERCPVCYSENRQFLFYTYDVQFSKTLKEFPLVKCLNCDVAYLKERPAKEIIGSYYPPNSYHSFTRKTGMERLLKRRFKIKIKDILKKRDQEMIDKILSNYVPAYWRLAAQFPEGSKILDIGCGGGWKLDLYKEFGWKTYGFDISSEAVEIAKSKGHKVLMAEVDNISFPENYFDAIQISHVIEHLPDPVYTLKKAFKLLKEGGVLLLETPNISSLLAKVFKADYWQIDSPRHFQVFNIKSLNILLKDCGFIIDSLRTNNSRNGIINSVRAIKTRKQGNSIDIQNSKFIKIINTILMIFLTPFNKFGFGENIIVFAKKS; the protein is encoded by the coding sequence ATGCTAAGTGAACCTACGAATACTGTCTCAATAAAAATCGAAAGATGCCCAGTATGTTATAGTGAGAATAGACAGTTTCTTTTTTATACCTATGATGTTCAATTTTCAAAAACATTAAAAGAATTTCCTCTTGTTAAGTGTTTAAATTGTGATGTCGCCTATCTGAAAGAAAGACCTGCTAAAGAAATTATCGGCAGTTATTACCCTCCCAATTCATATCATTCATTTACAAGGAAAACTGGAATGGAGAGGTTGTTAAAGAGAAGATTTAAGATAAAAATAAAGGATATATTAAAAAAAAGAGATCAAGAAATGATTGATAAAATATTGTCAAATTATGTGCCTGCTTATTGGAGACTGGCGGCACAATTTCCAGAAGGTAGTAAAATATTGGACATTGGATGCGGAGGAGGCTGGAAGCTGGACCTATATAAAGAGTTTGGCTGGAAGACTTATGGATTTGATATTTCTTCCGAGGCAGTTGAAATTGCGAAATCCAAAGGACATAAGGTTCTCATGGCAGAAGTAGACAATATATCTTTTCCTGAAAATTATTTTGATGCTATACAGATAAGCCACGTTATTGAACATCTGCCTGACCCTGTTTATACATTAAAAAAAGCATTTAAGCTCTTGAAAGAAGGAGGAGTTTTGTTATTAGAAACCCCCAATATTTCCTCTTTGCTTGCCAAAGTATTCAAAGCTGATTATTGGCAAATTGACAGTCCAAGACATTTTCAGGTCTTCAATATTAAATCATTGAATATTTTATTAAAAGATTGCGGTTTTATTATAGATAGTCTAAGAACAAATAATTCGCGCAATGGAATCATTAATTCTGTCCGAGCTATTAAAACAAGAAAACAGGGAAATAGCATAGATATTCAAAACAGTAAATTTATAAAAATCATTAATACAATTTTAATGATCTTTTTAACTCCGTTCAATAAATTTGGTTTTGGCGAAAATATAATTGTCTTTGCCAAGAAATCATGA
- a CDS encoding type II toxin-antitoxin system RelE/ParE family toxin, which produces MIRSFADRETKELFMTGRSRKFSQAVCKTGLRKLDYLNAARTLEDLKAPPGNRLEALKGKYRGKYSIRINDQYRIVFRFKESDAYEVEISDYH; this is translated from the coding sequence GTGATACGGTCTTTTGCAGACAGAGAGACCAAAGAGTTGTTCATGACAGGGCGGAGCCGGAAATTCTCACAAGCTGTTTGCAAAACAGGCTTGAGGAAGCTTGATTATTTGAATGCGGCAAGGACTCTGGAGGATTTGAAAGCGCCTCCCGGCAACCGGCTTGAGGCACTAAAGGGAAAATATAGAGGGAAATATAGCATAAGAATCAACGACCAGTACCGGATAGTATTCCGATTCAAAGAATCTGATGCATATGAAGTTGAAATTTCCGATTATCATTAG
- a CDS encoding type II toxin-antitoxin system mRNA interferase toxin, RelE/StbE family: MIKIIWDQGFKRIYIKKIKNNNELKKRFWDAMEAFSKNPFSPRLRTHKLTGQLEGLWALSIDYDCRVIFQFIDKNEGLLIDIGGHDEVY; encoded by the coding sequence GTGATTAAGATAATCTGGGATCAGGGGTTCAAACGAATATATATAAAGAAAATTAAAAACAATAATGAATTGAAAAAGAGATTCTGGGATGCAATGGAAGCATTTTCGAAGAATCCTTTCAGTCCACGATTAAGAACCCACAAATTAACCGGGCAACTTGAAGGACTCTGGGCATTAAGTATTGATTATGATTGTAGGGTAATATTCCAGTTCATCGATAAGAATGAAGGTCTTTTAATAGATATCGGTGGACATGACGAAGTGTACTGA
- a CDS encoding nucleotidyltransferase family protein: protein MNLIGLKETLEESKPYMEQTFHVKEIGIFGSSVKSSNTAKSDVDILIDFQRGHKDFFNFMRLKYYLENLLGKKVDLVMKNAIKPILKKSILSEVEYV, encoded by the coding sequence ATGAATCTCATTGGGTTGAAAGAAACGTTAGAGGAATCTAAGCCATACATGGAACAGACATTCCACGTAAAAGAAATTGGAATTTTCGGTTCGTCTGTGAAGAGTTCTAATACTGCTAAGAGCGATGTAGACATTCTCATTGATTTTCAACGGGGTCATAAAGATTTTTTTAATTTCATGCGACTGAAATATTATCTCGAAAACCTACTCGGCAAAAAGGTTGATCTGGTCATGAAGAATGCCATCAAACCAATATTAAAGAAAAGCATCCTCAGTGAAGTTGAATATGTCTAA
- a CDS encoding four helix bundle protein, with protein MQFENLEVWKRASSLCVNIFKGLRALKDYGFKDQITRSALSIPSNIAEGFERSSQKECLSFLSYAKGSCGELRTQIYIGMEIGYVDRKTGNVWLSEVQEISQMIGGLMKTKRSFLSQ; from the coding sequence ATGCAATTTGAAAACCTGGAAGTATGGAAGCGGGCTTCCAGCCTTTGTGTGAACATCTTTAAAGGTTTGCGTGCCTTGAAAGATTACGGTTTCAAGGATCAGATTACACGCTCTGCCTTATCCATACCGAGTAACATCGCAGAAGGATTCGAACGCTCCTCACAAAAAGAATGCCTGAGTTTTTTGTCTTATGCAAAAGGCTCATGCGGAGAACTCAGAACCCAAATTTATATTGGCATGGAAATTGGTTATGTCGACAGAAAAACAGGTAATGTATGGTTGAGCGAAGTACAGGAAATCTCTCAGATGATCGGCGGCCTCATGAAAACCAAAAGGAGTTTTCTTTCCCAATGA
- a CDS encoding PIN domain-containing protein translates to MAKIKLLIDTDIFIDALKEVKPARELFKSKDIVLHCSILTTKELLSKRGLKDSERQKIMNLLLKTRVLRIDDQINRKYFALIRKYGERQDMLIDYLIAATAWAKNLALLTRNRKHFERIEEITVSPAYEIE, encoded by the coding sequence ATGGCAAAAATCAAACTCCTGATAGATACCGATATATTTATTGATGCACTGAAGGAAGTAAAACCGGCCAGGGAATTATTCAAATCAAAAGATATTGTGCTGCACTGTTCAATTCTTACCACAAAAGAACTCCTGTCGAAACGAGGACTGAAAGATTCTGAAAGACAGAAAATAATGAATCTGCTCTTAAAAACAAGAGTGCTCAGAATAGACGACCAAATCAACCGGAAATATTTTGCATTGATCAGGAAGTATGGTGAAAGACAGGACATGCTTATCGATTATCTTATTGCAGCTACGGCATGGGCAAAAAATCTGGCGCTTCTTACTAGAAACAGGAAACATTTTGAGCGCATTGAGGAGATTACCGTCAGCCCCGCATATGAGATTGAATAA
- a CDS encoding DUF433 domain-containing protein, with translation MDLKKRIELDPRVCNGKPVIKGTRIPITVILEQLAEGKTWDTILSGYPELTRDDIHAALSYARATIDHTDLKAVHA, from the coding sequence ATGGACTTAAAAAAACGAATCGAACTTGATCCAAGAGTGTGCAACGGAAAACCGGTGATTAAGGGAACCAGAATTCCTATAACCGTGATTCTTGAGCAGCTGGCTGAGGGAAAAACCTGGGATACAATACTCTCAGGGTATCCCGAATTAACCCGTGACGATATTCATGCCGCTCTCAGCTATGCGAGAGCAACAATAGACCATACAGACCTCAAAGCCGTACATGCCTGA
- a CDS encoding type II toxin-antitoxin system RelE/ParE family toxin: MYKAVFYKQAARYYEKLDAKLQKRINRAMQEIIHNPVEGTHIKKLKGRLEGRYRYHIGDLRIIYYVSVDEKIVYVEAIGPRGDIYK, from the coding sequence ATGTATAAGGCTGTTTTCTATAAACAGGCCGCTCGATATTATGAAAAACTTGATGCAAAGCTTCAGAAAAGAATCAATAGGGCAATGCAGGAAATCATCCATAATCCGGTGGAAGGCACCCATATCAAAAAGCTAAAAGGGAGGCTGGAAGGGAGATATCGTTATCACATTGGAGACCTCCGTATAATTTATTATGTGAGTGTTGATGAAAAGATTGTTTATGTTGAAGCGATTGGTCCCCGGGGAGATATTTATAAATAA
- a CDS encoding type II toxin-antitoxin system HicA family toxin: protein MPKIPSLTAEQVVRLLLQNGFELDHQTGSHRVYYNKTTKKRVTVPYHKRELPRGTVLSILKQAGLK from the coding sequence ATGCCTAAGATTCCGTCGCTCACCGCTGAGCAAGTCGTCAGATTATTGCTGCAAAACGGATTTGAGCTCGATCATCAAACAGGTAGCCACAGGGTGTACTACAATAAAACCACAAAAAAGAGAGTAACCGTCCCCTATCATAAAAGAGAACTGCCACGTGGTACAGTTCTTTCGATATTGAAACAGGCGGGGTTGAAATAG
- a CDS encoding nucleotidyltransferase domain-containing protein, producing the protein MRQEDIIRIIAAHKARFEKEFGLKKIGLFGSYARGEFREQSDIDIVVEIEKPDLFYLIGIKQTIEEALGNKVDIVRLRDKMNQSLRSRIEKDVIYV; encoded by the coding sequence ATGAGACAGGAAGATATCATAAGGATTATTGCTGCACACAAGGCTCGATTTGAGAAGGAATTCGGTTTAAAAAAGATAGGGTTGTTCGGCAGTTATGCCAGAGGCGAGTTTAGGGAACAGAGTGATATAGATATTGTAGTTGAAATCGAAAAACCGGATTTATTTTACCTTATTGGCATTAAGCAGACCATCGAGGAAGCGTTGGGCAATAAGGTTGACATTGTAAGGCTGAGAGACAAGATGAATCAATCATTGCGCTCAAGAATAGAGAAGGACGTCATTTATGTATGA
- a CDS encoding type II toxin-antitoxin system RelE/ParE family toxin — MPGYELELSPAAVRDLKSLPINIQREIVMKHLPIIRDNPFQAGRPLVGAFHGERSYHFGRKPEYRIIYFIEGKEITVTLLGSREGIYKKARRRK; from the coding sequence ATGCCTGGATATGAACTGGAATTATCCCCCGCAGCAGTCCGGGACCTGAAATCGTTGCCAATAAATATCCAGAGAGAAATTGTCATGAAACATCTGCCTATAATCCGCGATAACCCTTTTCAGGCTGGGCGACCGCTGGTAGGTGCGTTTCACGGTGAGCGTTCTTACCATTTCGGAAGAAAACCGGAATACCGGATAATCTATTTTATAGAAGGCAAGGAAATTACTGTGACACTTCTCGGATCACGAGAGGGAATTTACAAAAAGGCGCGGAGAAGAAAATAG
- a CDS encoding HigA family addiction module antitoxin, translating to MTRKPTHPGEILKEEFLDPLGLSQSQLAKELDTTFRTVNEIVNEKRNISPEMAIKLSRYFGTTPELWLNLQNQHDLYAARQKKQTLLAKIRPYKELHKKTA from the coding sequence ATGACAAGGAAGCCGACACATCCGGGAGAGATATTAAAGGAAGAATTCCTTGATCCGCTCGGCCTTTCACAGTCGCAGCTGGCAAAAGAGCTCGATACGACATTCAGGACTGTCAATGAGATTGTGAATGAAAAGAGAAACATTAGCCCTGAAATGGCGATCAAGCTCTCCCGGTACTTCGGAACAACGCCAGAGCTGTGGCTGAACCTCCAGAATCAGCATGATCTCTATGCCGCAAGACAAAAAAAACAGACTTTGCTGGCAAAAATCAGGCCCTACAAGGAACTGCACAAAAAAACAGCATAA
- a CDS encoding DUF433 domain-containing protein — translation MAAKTIGRYIVTDPRICHGSPVFRGTRILVADVLEQVANGMSWDAIIEEWRGSLSREAIAEAIKLARKALISRAPELAVA, via the coding sequence ATGGCTGCAAAAACGATAGGAAGATATATAGTAACTGATCCGAGAATTTGTCATGGAAGCCCGGTTTTTCGGGGCACACGCATTTTAGTCGCTGATGTGCTCGAACAGGTAGCAAACGGCATGTCATGGGATGCAATTATCGAAGAATGGAGGGGATCCTTGTCCAGAGAAGCTATTGCTGAAGCGATAAAGCTTGCAAGGAAAGCCCTCATAAGCCGTGCTCCTGAACTTGCCGTAGCCTGA
- a CDS encoding DUF2283 domain-containing protein, whose translation MIEDFKVFYDEKEDILYLAKEGEEAEVVELSPGVHAELDSSGNLIGVEVFKASGMFKDVIKMMEKRLQVA comes from the coding sequence ATGATAGAAGATTTTAAAGTTTTTTATGATGAAAAAGAAGATATTCTCTATTTGGCTAAAGAGGGAGAAGAGGCAGAAGTTGTTGAACTCTCTCCGGGAGTGCATGCTGAGCTCGACTCGTCAGGAAACCTGATAGGTGTCGAGGTTTTTAAAGCATCAGGAATGTTCAAGGATGTCATTAAGATGATGGAAAAGAGACTCCAGGTTGCTTAG
- a CDS encoding glycosyltransferase family 2 protein produces MIKNNSARFKKVGIIVLNFNGWQDTIECLESLQKIEYPDFLIIVVDNASSDGSIEKIKAWAEGKIAIVEYERECAEQGGVKELEEELQKYPNDKKIVLIKNNANLGFSGGNNVGAKYAYKKGCEYIGLLNNDTIILENEFINKLVEVFEYDGKVFAVGPKIVTPSGAYDGPYIYETFWGEVLLLTIRNQFNKLFKRNPIYIDMHAILSTKPVPVYKISGACMVFRASFLEETGYLDENVWLSCEEAIVAEKVLKNKGTIYFQPLTQIIHKRAQSPRKDKSRIGILKNHYRQRQYFLKTYRDYGFFKIGLIKLMHNLRLLFERVRA; encoded by the coding sequence ATGATAAAAAACAACTCTGCTAGATTTAAAAAGGTAGGAATAATAGTACTAAACTTCAATGGTTGGCAAGACACTATTGAATGTTTAGAGTCATTGCAGAAGATTGAGTATCCCGACTTTTTGATAATTGTCGTTGATAATGCTTCGTCAGATGGTTCCATTGAAAAAATAAAAGCGTGGGCTGAAGGAAAGATAGCGATTGTCGAATATGAAAGAGAGTGTGCCGAGCAGGGAGGAGTAAAAGAGCTTGAAGAAGAACTTCAGAAGTATCCTAATGATAAAAAGATTGTATTAATAAAAAATAATGCCAATCTTGGATTTTCTGGAGGGAATAATGTTGGCGCAAAGTATGCTTACAAAAAAGGATGTGAATATATAGGTTTGCTCAATAATGACACTATTATCCTGGAAAATGAATTTATAAATAAATTGGTTGAAGTATTTGAATATGATGGAAAGGTATTTGCAGTAGGTCCCAAAATTGTGACTCCGTCCGGTGCTTATGACGGTCCCTATATATATGAAACATTTTGGGGGGAAGTTTTATTGTTAACTATAAGAAATCAGTTTAATAAATTATTCAAACGCAATCCTATCTATATTGATATGCATGCTATTTTATCAACAAAACCTGTCCCGGTATATAAAATATCAGGTGCTTGTATGGTTTTCAGAGCTTCTTTTTTAGAAGAAACAGGATATTTAGATGAAAATGTGTGGCTATCATGTGAAGAAGCAATAGTTGCTGAAAAAGTTTTGAAAAATAAAGGAACAATATATTTCCAGCCATTAACTCAAATAATACATAAAAGGGCGCAATCACCAAGAAAAGATAAAAGTAGAATCGGGATTTTGAAAAATCATTACAGACAAAGGCAGTATTTTTTAAAAACTTACAGGGATTATGGATTTTTCAAAATAGGCTTAATTAAACTCATGCATAATTTAAGGCTATTATTCGAGAGGGTAAGAGCATAA
- a CDS encoding DUF86 domain-containing protein: protein MSKKQRDPLLFLHDILDSIRKIEKYTKNMSLGDLKRNQLVVDAVMRNFEIIGEAVKNIPKEVRNKYPEIAWKEAAGFRDILIHNYFGVDVEAVWDTINNNLPEFKKHIKLVIKSLKH, encoded by the coding sequence ATGTCTAAAAAGCAGAGAGATCCCTTGCTGTTCCTCCATGACATCCTCGACAGCATCAGAAAGATTGAGAAATACACTAAAAATATGTCTCTGGGTGATCTCAAAAGAAATCAGCTGGTTGTAGATGCTGTTATGAGAAACTTCGAAATTATAGGTGAAGCAGTGAAAAATATACCCAAAGAGGTGAGAAATAAGTATCCTGAAATAGCGTGGAAAGAAGCAGCAGGTTTCCGGGATATACTTATTCATAATTACTTTGGAGTCGATGTTGAAGCAGTATGGGATACGATCAACAATAATCTCCCAGAATTCAAGAAACATATTAAATTGGTCATTAAATCATTGAAACATTAG
- a CDS encoding glycosyltransferase family 4 protein: protein MNKKRVAIICSTDYMTYPMGGMMSFIVDILPYLAKEFEITLWGVSTNNDSVSNINLYGRTYPLKIFSKVKLTKKIIPNIFRVILDIQLKAKQILEEGYDILYFHGIPLSFPFLKKKNEKSTPKIVNHVHGITNPFAVNRNKIINNALMINLYDRYRNKVIKESDMILLASDKESYNSLLVKFDKEISQKIHYIPNFADPSIFTLHDKIEARKLLQLPIGQDILVNTGRLNIQKDPFLLLDAFAYLNKELHSNALLFLIGDGDLRDELEQKIKTMQIAENVRMLGRLERKAVALWLNASDLYVYTSFGNGFPIALIEAAMCGLPIVSTDVTGVHDLIFNDKTGYLASGRDHKDIAYKIKKALEKKDILRNNILEVSRSYTVEDISRKIRELFSMLCK from the coding sequence TTGAATAAAAAAAGAGTCGCGATTATCTGTTCAACGGATTATATGACATATCCTATGGGTGGAATGATGTCCTTTATAGTTGATATTCTGCCCTATTTGGCCAAGGAATTTGAAATTACATTATGGGGAGTTTCGACTAACAATGATTCAGTGTCGAACATTAATTTATACGGTAGGACATATCCACTGAAGATATTTTCAAAAGTAAAACTAACAAAAAAAATTATTCCGAACATATTCAGAGTGATACTTGACATACAGTTGAAAGCTAAACAAATTCTTGAGGAAGGATATGATATTCTCTATTTCCATGGAATTCCTTTAAGCTTCCCTTTTCTGAAAAAAAAGAATGAGAAGTCAACTCCCAAGATTGTGAATCACGTCCATGGCATAACGAATCCCTTTGCGGTGAACAGAAACAAGATTATTAACAATGCCCTTATGATTAATCTGTATGATAGATATAGAAATAAAGTCATAAAAGAAAGCGACATGATATTGCTTGCATCAGATAAGGAATCATATAATTCTTTGCTGGTAAAATTTGATAAGGAGATATCACAAAAGATACACTACATTCCCAATTTTGCCGATCCAAGTATTTTTACATTGCACGACAAAATCGAAGCAAGAAAGCTGCTGCAATTGCCTATAGGCCAGGATATCCTTGTAAACACAGGAAGGTTGAATATTCAAAAGGACCCTTTCTTGTTGCTCGACGCATTTGCATACCTTAATAAGGAATTGCATAGTAATGCACTCCTTTTTCTGATTGGTGACGGTGATTTGAGAGATGAACTAGAGCAGAAGATCAAAACAATGCAAATTGCAGAAAATGTTAGGATGTTGGGAAGGTTGGAGAGAAAGGCAGTTGCATTATGGTTAAATGCTTCTGATCTCTACGTGTATACCTCCTTTGGTAATGGTTTTCCGATCGCCCTGATTGAGGCAGCAATGTGCGGATTGCCCATTGTATCTACAGATGTGACAGGAGTACACGACCTTATTTTCAATGATAAGACAGGTTATTTAGCCAGTGGGAGAGATCACAAAGATATTGCGTACAAAATCAAAAAGGCATTAGAAAAAAAAGATATATTACGCAATAATATTCTTGAGGTAAGTAGAAGTTATACAGTCGAGGATATATCAAGAAAAATTAGAGAATTGTTCTCAATGTTGTGCAAATAG
- a CDS encoding type II toxin-antitoxin system mRNA interferase toxin, RelE/StbE family — protein MYRLAVKESLDRKFKKLQKKDKELLRLIHNKVQDILIDPYRFKPLRKPLQNKRRVPVGGSFVLVYETDEKQ, from the coding sequence ATGTACAGGCTTGCCGTCAAGGAAAGCCTTGACAGGAAATTCAAGAAGCTCCAGAAAAAAGATAAGGAGCTCCTCCGCCTCATTCATAATAAAGTGCAGGATATACTTATCGACCCCTATCGGTTTAAACCTCTCAGAAAGCCCTTGCAGAACAAACGGAGAGTCCCTGTCGGCGGTTCGTTTGTTCTCGTATACGAAACAGACGAGAAACAATAA
- a CDS encoding oligosaccharide flippase family protein, with translation MKPSFSISTFVNDLSIVGTANIGVFIIGLVQGLIVPKILTVEDYGYWKLFLLYTGFSGLLHLGFTDGIYLQWAGKQMKELSAIIGDTFWVLFIHLTIVALIFLLVFLFYGFTNKNILILALIYAFALNIITFFQFTFQAVRRFRIVSILNLFKPLLFLSSVGILYFLKILDYEKMIYSYIGASLFIFTIYTYSLKENISFPCKKKFRYRDILTKYITSGWSLLFGNFIVFLILNADVMIVGALFTIKEFAFYAFAITILGIFSVFTNTISTVIFPHLAAASTEIRKKAFSLSASVIVLMWGIILGLYPFAVAFISYFLPDYSGTLPYIRVLMLSVAFITTIQILHNNYYKLYFQQTKYFLSTLIVSLLSFVAIFIVARTINDLKIIAVVKVGILLIWFIINELLLMKHIAHSLQSLFKRLLIILYFSLIFYISWYIELIVLQVAFYFLMVLFVSMTFLKNEVKSLRNIRYAK, from the coding sequence ATGAAGCCTTCTTTTAGCATTTCAACATTTGTTAATGACCTTTCTATTGTTGGCACTGCTAATATTGGTGTATTCATTATAGGTCTTGTACAGGGTTTAATAGTGCCAAAAATATTGACAGTAGAAGATTATGGCTATTGGAAATTATTTCTCCTTTACACCGGGTTTAGTGGCTTGCTGCATCTTGGGTTTACGGATGGTATTTATTTACAATGGGCTGGAAAGCAAATGAAAGAGTTAAGTGCCATTATAGGTGATACTTTTTGGGTGCTATTTATCCATTTGACCATTGTTGCATTGATTTTCCTTTTAGTTTTTTTGTTCTATGGTTTTACAAACAAAAACATTTTAATCCTAGCACTAATATATGCATTTGCTCTCAACATAATCACTTTTTTCCAATTCACGTTTCAGGCGGTTAGACGCTTTAGAATAGTAAGCATCTTAAATTTATTTAAACCACTACTTTTTTTAAGCAGCGTAGGTATTCTATATTTTTTGAAGATACTCGATTATGAAAAAATGATTTATAGTTATATCGGTGCATCTCTGTTTATATTCACAATCTATACTTATTCTCTAAAAGAAAATATAAGTTTTCCCTGCAAAAAGAAATTTCGGTATCGCGATATTCTAACAAAATATATTACATCGGGATGGTCTTTGCTATTTGGTAACTTTATTGTATTCTTAATTCTCAATGCAGATGTAATGATTGTAGGAGCACTTTTTACCATCAAGGAATTTGCATTCTATGCTTTTGCAATAACTATTTTAGGTATTTTCAGCGTTTTTACTAATACTATTTCTACGGTGATTTTTCCGCACTTGGCAGCTGCTTCGACAGAAATAAGAAAAAAAGCTTTTAGTTTGTCGGCATCAGTGATAGTTTTAATGTGGGGTATAATACTTGGTTTATATCCATTTGCAGTTGCATTTATAAGCTATTTTTTACCGGACTATTCAGGAACACTGCCATATATAAGAGTTTTAATGTTGTCGGTTGCTTTTATAACAACTATCCAGATACTACACAATAATTATTATAAACTTTATTTCCAGCAAACAAAATATTTCTTGTCAACTTTGATTGTATCTTTACTTAGTTTTGTTGCTATTTTCATAGTTGCGCGAACTATAAATGATTTAAAGATAATAGCAGTTGTTAAGGTGGGGATATTATTAATATGGTTCATTATTAATGAATTGCTCCTTATGAAGCACATTGCACACTCGTTGCAGTCACTTTTTAAAAGGCTCTTGATCATTTTATATTTTTCTTTAATTTTCTATATTTCATGGTATATCGAATTAATAGTTTTACAGGTCGCCTTTTATTTCCTTATGGTTCTGTTTGTTTCTATGACTTTCCTGAAGAATGAGGTTAAGAGTTTGAGAAATATAAGATATGCTAAGTGA
- a CDS encoding DUF86 domain-containing protein: protein MYDKSLIISIFKNISWSLEQITKRFQHIQSSEDFLKDDTGLEKLDSICMQLINIGEALKEIDKLTTGSILASYPDIDWKKAKGMRDIITHHYFDIDEETVFTVCKERIPEIKQTVQKMWSTDPLRPYQIFSPGSLYNEKGGNVHVKITD, encoded by the coding sequence ATGTATGATAAGTCTCTTATCATTAGCATCTTCAAAAACATCTCATGGTCTCTGGAACAGATCACAAAAAGATTCCAACATATTCAATCGAGTGAAGACTTTTTGAAAGATGACACCGGGCTCGAGAAACTGGACAGTATCTGTATGCAGTTGATCAATATAGGAGAGGCGTTAAAAGAAATCGATAAACTCACTACTGGAAGTATTCTTGCAAGCTATCCTGATATTGACTGGAAGAAAGCAAAGGGGATGAGAGACATAATTACTCATCATTATTTTGATATCGATGAGGAAACAGTATTTACCGTTTGCAAGGAACGTATTCCTGAAATAAAACAAACCGTTCAGAAAATGTGGAGCACTGACCCCCTACGACCATATCAAATATTTTCGCCAGGAAGTTTGTATAATGAAAAAGGAGGTAATGTCCATGTCAAGATCACAGACTAA